TGGAAATCGCCACCCATCACCACGAGCGCTGGGACGGCAACGGTTACCCCGACGGTCTGCAGGGGGAGGCCATCCCCCTGGGCTCCCGCATTTTGGCCGTGGCAGAGGCCTACGATGCGTTGACGCACGAACGGCCTTATCGCCCGGCGTGGTCGCCGGAGGAGGCGCTGCGCTACCTGGAAGAGCAGGCCGAGGCAGCCTTCGACCGCCGGGTGGTCGCCGCTCTGGCCGAGGTGCTCCGCGAGGAAGGTGTGCTCCCCAACGGGTCGCAGGAGGAAGGCGAAACAGTGGCCTCCGGCCCGGATGGCGCAGGGGCCGAGGAACCCGCGTCGAGCCCGCCGTCCGCACGCCCTTCGACGGAGGAGGAGGCTTGATGGGCGGCTTGTGGTGGCTTTGGCGATGGCGGTGGCCCTTGTCGGGGCGAGGGCTGAGGCGCTGGCTCCTGGCCTGGGTGGTCCTGTTGCTTTGGCTGGGCAGCATGACGGCGCAGGCGGCCAGCAACGCCTTGCCTTCCCCCGCGGGGCGGCTGGACGACCGGGTGTTGCCGGTGGACATCAACCAGTTCAAGCCGCCGGAGTGTGCCGGGATCACGGTCAGCAATCTCTTTGTGGCCAGCGCTTCGGACGGGATCGTCTTTGGCACGGCGGGCAACGATTTGATCCTGGGGACGGCGGGTGTGGATTGGTTGAATGGGCAGGGCGGTGACGATTGCATTGTGGGCGGCGCTGGCGATGATGGCCTGATCATCATCCCTTTGCTGAACGGTGGCGCGGGCGACGATGTGATTTTGGGCGGCCCGGGCAATGACATCATCGAGGGCGCCAACGGGAACGATGCGTTGTATGGCCAGGGAGGGAATGACATCCTTTTCGGCAGTGCAGGAGCGGATTATCTGAACGGTGGCAACGGCGCTGATTA
This portion of the Anaerolineae bacterium genome encodes:
- a CDS encoding calcium-binding protein — its product is MGGLWWLWRWRWPLSGRGLRRWLLAWVVLLLWLGSMTAQAASNALPSPAGRLDDRVLPVDINQFKPPECAGITVSNLFVASASDGIVFGTAGNDLILGTAGVDWLNGQGGDDCIVGGAGDDGLIIIPLLNGGAGDDVILGGPGNDIIEGANGNDALYGQGGNDILFGSAGADYLNGGNGADYCDGGTGANTVVNCP